A DNA window from Ostrea edulis chromosome 5, xbOstEdul1.1, whole genome shotgun sequence contains the following coding sequences:
- the LOC125650793 gene encoding uncharacterized protein LOC125650793 — translation MMYAKLTVVLVALATCSAQFIPIKPLPTKLSLKTTTQKAKVTTHKLPQPNPNTGNTQNAGGCTYQFHVADPNGACAGTSSALDKKVELVKQDLDKTKFQYVSQNSMIQSTLARIQSDAASYMTKLTDLNNEIQKLKQMAATAASGSGGSSGNSAALNQMLHDTRDLLTKAISDINNQIFNITIQMQKSAIEETKIQTALNKQINDQTSKIATAELKLITLENMLKNMQSGTTPVATMPPLTTIPTKGMPSSSTTTTGPPPTAPIGLLNQLKSQLQKLESEVKQVEQSHSKEIKDLNQKAVQIKTELTNQTQEIAATKTTSQAMFSKLHVTEQQVQDAINNFTQFQKTVNSGTKILQAEISDTSKNVTTVISSIQQLGGTIIMDKTKIMKNRKDLDKLIPDAVKIQNDLQKLNTTITNQAGELLQLEQDVHSLNGTFTANGQSAKTYVDNIKKDMNNKMTSLNSTLNQASADIMTLMGQSARLSQLCG, via the exons ATGATGTACGCCAAATTAACAGTCGTTTTGGTAGCACTGGCGACATGCTCTGCCCAGTTCATACCTATTAAACCGTTACCAACGAAATTGAGCCTAAAAACTACTACACAGAAAGCCAAGGTGACCACACACAAGTTGCCTCAGCCAAACCCGAACACTGGCAACACCCAGAACGCCGGGGGATGCACTTACCAATTCCATGTAGCCGATCCAAATGGTGCTTGTGCAGGGACATCTTCTGCTTTGGATAAGAAAGTGGAACTAGTCAAGCAAGATCTGGATAAAACCAAATTCCAGTATGTGTCTCAAAACAGCATGATTCAGAGCACGCTCGCGCGTATTCAAAGTGATGCCGCAAGTTATATGACAAAGTTAACGGATCTAAATAACGAAATCCAGAAGCTGAAACAAATGGCGGCAACCGCGGCCTCAGGAAGCGGAGGTTCCTCAGGAAATTCCGCAGCACTAAATCAGATGCTGCACGACACCAGAGATCTACTAACGAAAGCTATCAGCGACATTAACAATCAAATCTTCAACATCACCATACAGATGCAGAAAAGTGCCATTGAAGAAACGAAGATACAAACAGCTTTGAATAAACAGATTAACGATCAAACGAGCAAAATTGCTACTGCAGAATTAAAGCTGATAACGCTGGAGAACATGCTAAAGAACATGCAGTCTGGAACCACTCCAGTGGCAACCATGCCGCCGCTCACCACCATCCCAACAAAGGGCATGCCAAGTAGTAGCACCACCACCACTGGGCCACCACCAACAGCTCCAATAGGTCTTCTTAATCAACTCAAGTCACAACTCCAGAAACTCGAGTCTGAAGTGAAACAGGTAGAACAATCCCATTCTAAGGAGATCAAAGATTTGAACCAGAAAGCAGTCCAAATCAAGACTGAGCTAACCAATCAGACGCAGGAGATCGCTGCGACCAAAACAACCTCACAAGCTATGTTCTCCAAACTTCACGTGACAGAACAGCAGGTCCAGGACGCCATTAACAATTTCACCCAGTTCCAGAAGACGGTCAATTCAGGAACGAAGATTCTGCAGGCAGAAATTTCGGACACCAGTAAGAATGTGACTACAGTGATTTCCAGCATTCAGCAGCTCGGCGGTACTATAATTATGGACAAAACGAAGATCATGAAGAACAGAAAAGATTTAGATAAGCTTATTCCTGATGCCGTTAAGATCCAGAATGACCTACAGAAACTCAACACTACG ATCACAAATCAAGCGGGTGAACTCCTACAATTAGAGCAGGATGTTCACTCACTGAATGGAACATTTACGGCAAATGGACAGTCGGCCAAGACGTATGTGGACAACATTAAGAAAGACATGAACAACAAGATGACCAGTCTGAATTCCACCTTAAACCAGGCCAGTGCAGACATCATGACTCTCATGGGCCAGTCAGCCAGACTCAGTCAACTTTGTGGATAG